The following are encoded together in the Candida orthopsilosis Co 90-125, chromosome 5 draft sequence genome:
- a CDS encoding Abz1 protein (S. cerevisiae homolog ABZ1 has 4-amino-4-deoxychorismate synthase activity, has role in para-aminobenzoic acid biosynthetic process and localizes to cytoplasm): MILLIDSYDSFTNNLAQLIKDTTSQEVIIVHNDAFQPNEYESFYTQIKQFFQYIVVGPGPGHPSNAQDVGIISWLLRRIADDAVDIPILGICLGFQSICHEFGNKVDRLKQVKHGQIYDIYPIGENKLFSGVSKFPSVRYHSLFVDVKTLNEEIEPLAYCVEQDRYGVNDVRILMAMKHRNHPFYGVQYHPESICSESGKQLILNFSKIADECNSVNRKCLPTLEVGEFKGLSNHEIHEISLVDENAQTCQLDNINFEKINMPENIAAIDVCDHFYQKENEANFVLMNSASIPGEWSIIGFPIPGESDVITHSIDNMDQISLSKYQSDEKEKIRVDGHDGAWKYVANAMQKQYIPRNVIKSRIQDYPDREIPFFAGYMGLVSYEEGQHLVFEKITPVCDDTPDLKLVYIKRSVIFDHVTKEWFIISINDTSNWTSTMAIELKNVTPINIDNIPFSVKNLALQKDAGSIKFELPSHDIYKEQFAKCQEYLHSGNSYELCLTTQSKIYLPSYINAWDIYKVLTLRKNPSPFSCFIDFDDCCLLSSSPERFLSWKDHGADKIVELRPIKGTVRNTPDVDITKATEILKTPKEMGENLMIVDLIRHDLYQFTDNVKVSQLMAVEEYKTVFQLVSVIQGILDKQRGFHGIDILHRSLPPGSMTGAPKKRSVQLLQDIESMQNNSFPGGRRGIYSGVVGYWSITDDSDWSVIIRSVFHYKRDFENTKEISLWRIGAGGAITVLSEEVGEWDEMNLKLTSALSAFK, translated from the coding sequence ATGATTCTTCTAATAGACTCATATGATTCATTCACTAATAATTTAgctcaattgatcaaagatACGACCAGTCAAGAGGTAATTATTGTTCACAATGACGCATTTCAACCTAATGAATACGAATCATTTTACACCCAAATCAAACAGTTTTTTCAGTATATAGTAGTAGGACCCGGGCCAGGGCACCCATCTAACGCACAAGATGTTGGAATAATAAGTTGGTTGCTACGCAGAATTGCCGATGACGCCGTTGatattccaattttggGAATATGTTTAGGGTTTCAGAGCATCTGTCACGAATTCGGAAACAAGGTTGACAGGTTAAAGCAAGTCAAGCATGGACAAATCTACGATATTTATCCTATTGGAGAAAACAAGTTGTTCTCCGGTGTGAGCAAATTTCCCAGTGTGAGATATCACTCGTTGTTTGTCGATGTAAAAACATTAAATGAAGAGATAGAACCTTTAGCCTACTGTGTTGAGCAGGACAGATATGGCGTGAATGATGTCCGAATATTGATGGCAATGAAGCATAGAAATCACCCATTCTATGGTGTACAATACCATCCTGAGTCAATTTGCTCCGAAAGTGGAAAACAGTTGAttctcaatttttccaaaattgcTGATGAGTGTAATTCAGTTAACAGAAAGTGTTTGCCAACTTTAGAGGTTGGAGAGTTTAAAGGTCTTAGTAATCATGAAATTCATGAGATAAGTTTAGTAGACGAAAATGCACAGACCTGCCAACTCgacaacatcaattttgagaAAATCAATATGCCAGAGAACATAGCTGCCATTGATGTTTGTGACcacttttatcaaaagGAGAACGAAGCCAACTTTGTCTTGATGAATTCTGCCTCCATCCCAGGCGAATGGTCGATAATTGGATTTCCCATCCCTGGTGAAAGTGATGTGATTACTCATTCGATTGATAACATGGATCAGATTCTGTTGTCAAAGTATCAATCCGATGAGAAGGAGAAAATCAGGGTTGATGGGCATGATGGTGCTTGGAAATACGTTGCAAATGCAATGCAAAAACAGTACATTCCAAGAAATGTAATTAAACTGAGGATACAAGACTATCCTGATAGGGAGATTCCATTCTTTGCCGGATACATGGGTCTAGTTTCATATGAAGAGGGCCAACACTTGGTGTTTGAAAAGATCACACCGGTTTGTGATGATACACCAGACCTCAAACTTGTATATATTAAACGGTCTGTGATTTTCGATCACGTAACTAAAGAGTGGTTTATTATATCGATAAATGATACTTCAAATTGGACATCTACAATGGCCattgagttgaaaaatgtgACGCCTATAAACATTGACAACATTCCATTCAGTGTCAAAAATCTTGCTCTACAAAAGGATGCGGGTTCCATCAAGTTTGAATTGCCATCACATGACATTTATAAGGAGCAATTTGCTAAATGCCAAGAGTATTTGCACTCAGGTAACTCCTACGAATTGTGTTTGACAACCCAGCTGAAGATATATCTTCCTTCGTATATCAATGCGTGGGATATATACAAAGTCCTCACACTTCGAAAGAACCCGTCTCCATTTTCCTGCTTTATTGACTTTGATGATTGCTGTTTACTTTCATCATCTCCAGAGAGGTTTCTTTCTTGGAAAGATCATGGTGCTGACAAAATTGTAGAGTTGAGGCCAATAAAGGGCACTGTGAGGAATACTCCTGATGTTGATATCACCAAAGCCACGGAAATCCTCAAAACACCTAAAGAAATGGGGGAAAACTTGATGATTGTTGACTTGATAAGACATGATTTGTATCAGTTTACGGATAATGTGAAGGTGTCACAATTGATGGCAGTAGAGGAATATAAAACTGTTTTTCAACTAGTCAGTGTTATACAAGGTATTcttgataaacaaagaGGATTTCATGGAATCGACATTTTGCATAGGTCTCTACCTCCAGGTTCGATGACAGGTGCACCAAAAAAGAGATCCGTACAATTGTTacaagatattgaaagtATGCAAAATAATTCCTTCCCCGGAGGTAGAAGAGGTATATACAGTGGTGTTGTAGGATACTGGTCAATCACTGATGATTCAGATTGGAGTGTCATTATCAGATCTGTTTTCCATTACAAAcgagattttgaaaatacaaAAGAGATTAGTCTCTGGCGGATTGGTGCTGGAGGTGCTATAACTGTATTGAGTGAAGAAGTTGGAGAGTGGGATGAAATGAACTTGAAGTTAACTAGCGCTTTACTGGCTTTTAAATAG
- a CDS encoding Uso1 protein (S. cerevisiae homolog USO1 has role SNARE assembly, Golgi vesicle docking, ER to Golgi vesicle-mediated transport and localizes to Golgi ER to Golgi transport vesicle membrane) → MEYINSILGSQAQTQSVEEAIPTLCNRLQHSTMLTDRRSAVLGLKSFSRQYRETVVEYGLKPLVSTLKKDHNNDNLVKSILETFLILFIRGDSNEDLTRGWISQQSRLQNGKYPSPLLMEGITLDQMSLWIADALLQDQEAFKLLVDGLDQTDYHLRLYTIQLLESLVASRGIRVKEALLNIPTSISTICNLLVDMHEPVRNEAILLLMAVANNNFNIQKLVAFENTFETLFNIIDEEGGIRGSILVQDCLTLITNLLQFNASNQKFFLETQCVPRLARLLGEPIDETEGPDSFVENGAPISPPPMVWTEQRLQNMIIALEICRLLVSEDNEMVVQNQDNLYQNGIHYILLKLVFSPLTETPVRTVALLATADAISGNPTIQFEISKIDVPFVDPSLPPHLQAYDKPISVPLAWLNWCLFLNSVHLFDIRIGAAYCLQSYFKHNQESKMAFLNDQISAYSDEGFYRNSKEDLPQMNGSTVATPFGNVFKVLMDYDADLKLNPYKVWFAAIILIYTFQDEPENKDISRALETGDEEAGEEVMTSVQAVSNLLITTLNHMDQRIAIGYLMLLTVWLYEDFNAVNDFLKDESIVKSLLNSLSHNSSGENSLVHGMTAILLGVVYEFSSKESPIPRKDLHALLVKSLGRDNYSLKVKQLLADPLFKFFDESSNFTSIQDESGLPDVYFDPIYVNLVKENSFRIKRALFHDPDGEPRHKISYEDIEELDSRISELKKEMHETKQKNLENESTMRSKIKELETLKEELEKRLVSTEAELDKLKEEHKAAEENISSTSKDLKEVTALKNKHESSSTKLQKELETSLKKLEALEMGKKQLESSLSQTESAKAKLEAGVNVMTKELFQLKKQNSDAESKIKKLEKDSKNIQNESGKAKRASESQINKLKEEIESLKQRLVNEQKEHWKATTEMESLNKDLNVKESDISKTRQEVIGLKSKVGELDREMNYLNGSLEKKQTEIHELKSEIESLNAEKLTLTTETDKLTSKLQSAREKLIQVESDSSEKINKLGNQLKEYASRVKKLQEEVSGLEKKVECVSELEQENKDLKDELSRSREEFDAKEKKLTALNKVNETNEQLSKEIKDNKKEHEKSHSELLAKIKSYMDELEAGKQKIIAGEKAGAEAKKLSTELKVLEGKVSELEAELSEKTSQLVEGIAAEDKNLELKKDIEKLKEEITKSKENDAKCDKLNKDIEELEDQIKESKLLQAANKELQDKVEELTKDLESNKEKVETGSGLKDEMEKLKAELGEEKKKQSVGDDELRKENERLREELKKTKKEIQNGLDLQSENKDLKRELKKIKEEQKILLEAQKQNESLCKELEKSKRTSSDAKNLKKQIEKLSNELAEAKKQKDEINKLQEEKTKLESELEKSKKQAIAFSDLESQKNKIQKELEKAKKSQDDVQDLRSKVKSLESELEKRKKEILDDFSLKTEIETLANEKDSQSKEIEELKKQKTNLEELINLEKEKAREDSTEKDDEIDQLRIQHKDEIQQIEKKLKSLEYKYSSYVPKSDLDDLMLLMSDLDDKNKAYKSHLRKLGEIVESDESSDDEEDDDDDEEED, encoded by the coding sequence ATGGAATACATAAACAGCATTCTAGGGAGTCAAGCTCAGACCCAACTGGTAGAGGAAGCGATTCCTACACTATGTAACCGATTACAACATTCAACCATGCTCACAGATCGTCGATCTGCCGTGTTGGgtttgaaaagtttcaGTAGACAGTACCGAGaaactgttgttgaatatggGTTAAAGCCATTGGTATCAACATTAAAGAAGGACCAcaacaatgacaatttGGTTAAATCCATTTTGGAAACGTTTTTAATATTGTTTATCCGTGGTGATTCCAATGAAGATTTAACTCGAGGGTGGATTTCGCAACAGCTGAGGTTGCAAAATGGAAAGTACCCATCGCCGTTGTTAATGGAAGGTATAACTTTGGACCAAATGTCATTGTGGATTGCAGATGCCCTTTTACAGGATCAAGAGGCTTTTAAATTGTTGGTAGACGGATTGGATCAAACTGACTACCATTTGAGGCTATACACCATTCAACTTTTAGAATCACTAGTGGCCAGTCGCGGCATTAGAGTTAAGGAggctttgttgaatattcCCACCTCAATATCCACTATATGCAATTTGCTAGTTGATATGCATGAACCGGTGCGCAATGAAGCAATCTTGTTGTTAATGGCTGTGGCTAacaataatttcaatatccaaAAACTAGTTGCTTTCGAAAATACATTCGAAACTTTATTCAACATAATTGATGAGGAGGGTGGAATACGTGgatcaattcttgttcaagACTGTTTGACCTTGATCACGAATCTTTTGCAGTTTAATGCGTCGAATCAAAAATTCTTCTTGGAAACTCAGTGTGTTCCTAGACTAGCGAGATTATTGGGCGAGCCAATCGATGAAACAGAAGGGCCGGATAGTTTCGTCGAAAATGGAGCGCCTATTTCTCCACCTCCCATGGTATGGACTGAACAGAGATTACAAAACATGATCATTGCATTGGAAATTTGTCGGTTATTGGTCTCAGAGGATAATGAGATGGTTGTGCAAAATCAAGACAATTTATATCAAAATGGTATTCACtatattcttttgaagCTTGTATTTTCGCCACTTACTGAAACTCCAGTTCGTACAGTTGCGTTGTTGGCTACTGCAGATGCTATAAGTGGGAATCCAACAATACAGTTTgagatttcaaaaattgacGTGCCCTTTGTTGATCCATCTTTGCCACCACATCTTCAAGCATATGACAAGCCTATTCTGGTGCCATTGGCTTGGCTCAATTGGTGCTTATTCCTCAATTCAGTGCATTTATTTGATATACGAATTGGTGCTGCCTACTGCTTACAATCTTATTTTAAACACAAccaagaatcaaaaatggCATTCTTGAATGATCAAATTTCTGCCTACTCTGACGAAGGTTTCTACAGGAATCTGAAGGAAGATTTACCACAAATGAATGGTAGTACTGTCGCTACACCTTTTGGAAACGTTTTTAAGGTATTGATGGACTATGATGCAGATTTAAAATTAAATCCATACAAAGTTTGGTTTGCAGCTATAATACTAATTTACACCTTTCAAGATGAACCAGAAAACAAGGACATTTCAAGGGCCTTGGAGACGGGAGACGAAGAGGCGGGAGAAGAGGTTATGACTTCAGTGCAGgcagtttcaaatttgctTATCACAACTTTGAATCATATGGATCAAAGAATTGCTATTGGGTATTTGATGCTTCTCACTGTCTGGCTTTATGAAGATTTCAACGCGGTGAATGACTTTTTGAAAGACGAATCAATTGTTAAATCGTTATTGAACTCTTTGTCTCACAACTCATCAGGTGAAAATCTGCTTGTTCATGGTATGACTGCAATATTGCTTGGTGTGGTGTACGAATTTTCTTCCAAGGAATCACCAATTCCGAGAAAAGATCTACATGCATTGCTAGTGAAGAGCTTGGGGAGAGACAATTATTCCTTGAAAGTAAAGCAATTGCTTGCCGATCCTTTATTTAAATTCTTTGATGAGTCACTGAATTTTACCTCAATACAGGATGAAAGTGGTTTGCCGGATGTCTATTTCGACCCCATTTATGTCAATTTGGTAAAGGAGAACTCATTCCGCATAAAAAGAGCTTTGTTCCATGACCCTGATGGTGAACCAAGACACAAAATCTCCTACGAAGATATCGAAGAGCTCGACCTGAGAATATCTGAGCTCAAAAAGGAGATGCATGAAACAAAGCAGAAAAATTTAGAGAACGAATCAACCATGAGGTCAAAGATAAAGGAGCTAGAGACATTGAAAgaggaattggaaaaacGCTTGGTATCTACTGAGGCAGAACTTGATAAGTTGAAGGAGGAACACAAGGCAGCAGaagaaaatatttcatCTACACTGAAAGATCTCAAGGAAGTTACAGCattaaaaaataaacatGAATCTTCATCGACAAAGTTGCAGAAGGAATTGGAGACGAGTTTAAAGAAATTAGAAGCTCTCGAAATGggaaaaaaacaattggagTCCCTGTTGAGCCAAACAGAACTGGCAAAAGCTAAGCTTGAAGCTGGTGTGAATGTAATGACGAAAGAGCTTTTCCAATTAAAGAAGCAAAACAGCGATGCCGAGAGTAAGATAAAGAAGCTTGAAAAGGATTCAAAAAATATACAGAATGAGTCCGGGAAAGCTAAACGTGCGAGTGAGAGTCAAATCAACAAGCTTAAAGAGGAAATCGAAAGTTTGAAGCAGCGTCTTGTCAACGAGCAAAAGGAACACTGGAAAGCGACCACGGAAATGGAATCATTAAACAAAGACCTAAACGTGAAAGAATCTGATATACTGAAAACTAGGCAAGAAGTGATCGGTCTCAAATCTAAAGTGGGGGAGCTTGATCGGGAAATGAATTACTTGAATGGCTCTCTTGAGAAGAAACAGACCGAGATTCACGAGTTGAAATCGGAAATCGAAAGCTTAAATGCAGAGAAGCTTACATTAACAACTGAAACAGATAAATTGACTTCCAAGCTTCAGTCAGCTCGTGAGAAGTTGATTCAGGTCGAATCGGATAGTAGCGAAAAGATTAACAAGCTTGggaatcaattgaaggagTATGCATCTCGGGTGAAGAAGTTGCAAGAAGAAGTAAGTGGTCTTGAGAAGAAAGTGGAATGCGTTCTGGAATTGgaacaagaaaataagGATTTGAAGGATGAACTCTCGAGACTGCGAGAAGAGTTTGATGCAaaggagaagaagttgaCCGCGTTGAACAAAGTCAATGAAACAAATGAGCAACTTTCCAAAGAGATTAAAgataacaaaaaagaacacGAGAAATCTCACTCAGAGTTGTTGgcaaaaataaaatcatACATGGACGAACTAGAGGCTGGGAAACAGAAAATCATTGCTGGTGAGAAAGCAGGAGCCGAGGCTAAAAAGCTTTCCACAGAGCTCAAAGTCTTGGAAGGTAAAGTATCAGAGCTTGAGGCTGAATTATCTGAAAAGACCTCGCAGCTTGTGGAAGGAATTGCGGCTGAGGACAAAAACCTTGAGCTCAAGAAAGATATTGAGAAGCTCAAAGAGGAGATAACCAAGTCCAAGGAAAATGATGCTAAATGTGACAAACTAAACAAAGATATCGAAGAGCTCGAGGATCAAATTAAAGAAAGTAAACTATTACAAGCAGCTAATAAAGAACTTCaagataaagttgaagaacTCACTAAAGATCTTGAAtccaacaaagaaaaagttgaaactgGCTCAGGTTTGAAAGATGAGATGGAAAAACTTAAAGCTGAACTTGGtgaggagaagaagaagcaaagtGTTGGCGATGACGAATTGCGGAAGGAAAATGAGCGTCTCAGAGAGGAGCTCAAGAAAACCAAGAAGGAAATACAAAATGGTCTCGATTTGCAAAGTGAAAACAAAGACCTCAAGAGGGAACTTAAAAAGATTAAGGAGGAACAGAAGATTTTACTTGAAGCACAGAAGCAAAACGAATCTCTTTGCAAAGAGCTTGAAAAATCTAAAAGGACCTCATCAGATGCCAAAAACctcaaaaaacaaattgagaaGCTCAGTAACGAATTAGCTGAGGCTAAAAAGCAGAAGGATGAGATTAACAAGTTGCAAGAGgagaaaacaaaacttgAACTGGAACTTGAAAAGAGCAAGAAGCAAGCCATCGCATTTTCTGATTTAGAGAgccaaaaaaataaaattcaaaaggAACTTGAAAAAGCCAAAAAGAGCCAAGACGACGTACAAGACTTGCGGAGCAAAGTCAAGAGTCTTGAGAGCGAACTTGAGAAGCGTAAGAAGGAAATTCTAGATGATTTTAGTTTAAAAACTGAAATAGAAACTCTCGCAAATGAAAAGGATTCTCAGCTGAAGGAAATTGAGGAAttaaagaaacaaaaaacaaaccTAGAGgagttgatcaatttggaaaaggagAAAGCTCGAGAAGACTCGACTGAAAAGGATGACGAAATCGATCAACTTAGGATACAACATAAGGATGAGATTCAACAAATagaaaaaaagttgaagagCCTAGAATATAAATACTCTTCGTACGTCCCCAAGTctgatttggatgatttaATGCTTTTGATGTCTGATTTGGATGACAAGAACAAGGCGTATAAGTCACATTTGAGGAAACTAGGTGAAATCGTTGAAAGTGATGAGTccagtgatgatgaagaagatgatgatgacgatgaggAGGAGGATTAG
- a CDS encoding Rad59 protein (involved in homologous recombination and DNA breaks repair) has product MPFEDSKYEIDEETRNLPSTVNYFPAISDLEEQVTEESGEDFDDSVLRKISLLQIKLEQLQYSKDSNSFGRLNWNFNKFARHTLYELANEVFGFNGWSTSIEECVVSEMNETSDQRENSSGTGGLAGNASTENMPTSTSASAIKTQGENSSTRYSAKCICVIRLTLNDGTWKEGIGEGFATNLPDKYMCYSKCKKEAVTDGMKNAIISLRDLYFRYESKKISKKFCVH; this is encoded by the coding sequence ATGCCGTTTGAAGACTCAAAGTACGAAATAGATGAAGAGACACGGAACTTACCTTCAACCGTCAACTATTTCCCAGCGATATCGGATTTGGAAGAGCAAGTGACTGAAGAGTCAGGggaagattttgatgactCGGTGTTGAGAAAAATTAGCTTGTTGcaaatcaaacttgaaCAGTTACAATATTCTAAAGATTCTAATAGTTTTGGCCggttgaattggaatttcaacaagtttgCAAGGCATACGTTATACGAATTAGCTAATGAAGTCTTTGGGTTTAATGGATGGTCCACTTCAATAGAGGAATGTGTCGTGCTGGAAATGAATGAAACCAGTGATCAAAGGGAAAATAGTTCTGGGACTGGCGGATTGGCAGGGAATGCGTCTACAGAAAACATGCCAACTTCTACTTCTGCTTCAGCGATTAAAACACAAGGCGAGAATAGTAGCACAAGGTACTCCGCAAAGTGTATTTGCGTGATTCGTTTGACCTTGAATGACGGAACATGGAAAGAAGGAATAGGTGAAGGTTTTGCAACTAACTTGCCTGATAAATATATGTGCTATTCCAAGTGCAAGAAAGAGGCCGTTACTGATGGAATGAAAAATGCAATCATTAGTCTACGTGACTTGTACTTCCGATACGAGCTGAAGAAGATCAGCAAAAAGTTTTGCGTCCATTAA
- a CDS encoding Vph1 vacuolar H(+)-ATPase — protein MTEKEEAVFRSADMSLVQIYVPTEVARETIYKIGQLDIIQFRDLNSKVNEFQRSFVNELRKLDNTERQYRLFKQELDYRDIPVKLYPYEFVIPQQSDIDDLVESGQLLEDRVVQLRDSVETLYKNQNNLKQFKFTILAVDKFFHYQLGGGGSDSAIERSLLPDLDESRLSSTSASTSQFISGVINRDKVGILQQILWRILRGNLYYHSEELQEEIYDAKHNAYVAKNTFIIFSYGSLVHDRIVKVCESLDAEVYDVDKSEEARSKQLSEVKSKLEDLATVLSESENALTSELIAIGQDLGKWWEIIAREKQVYKTMNRCDYDGARKLLLGEGWTPTDSIPELTQVVKEFDQTQSIPSIVNVLSTNRTPPTYVRTNKFTYAFQAICDAYGTPRYKEINPGLPTIITFPFMFAVMFGDLGHGFIMFLAAAFLVLNEKKLSGVKKDEIFDMAYTGRYILLLMGFFSMYTGFIYNDVFSRSMDLFKSGWEWPENFKIGDTLIAKEVGTYIFGMDPAWHGTENALLFSNSYKMKLSILMGYAHMTYSYFFSVTNYVYFDSIVDIVGNFIPGLLFMQGIFGYLSLVIVYKWTVNWAESKYQPPGILNMLISMFLSPGNVEEPFYPGQATIQIWLVVIALICVPWLLFVKPLWLKRQLDREAKQHAQYSALPNDEEAGGSNDSTYNDEDEGEEHEEHSFGDIMIHQVIHTIEFCLNCVSHTASYLRLWALSLAHAQLSTVLWSMTISKAFGPTGVFGVIAVVFLFAMWFTLTVCILVVMEGTSAMLHSLRLHWVESMSKYFEGGGVPYEPFGFKGLLDSVF, from the coding sequence ATGACAGAGAAGGAGGAAGCGGTGTTTCGATCAGCGGACATGTCCCTCGTGCAAATTTATGTGCCCACAGAAGTAGCTAGAGaaacaatttacaaaattggTCAACTAGATATCATCCAGTTCAGAGATTTGAACTCTAAAGTCAATGAGTTTCAACGTTCTTTTGTAAACGAATTGAGGAAATTGGACAATACTGAAAGACAATATCGGTTAttcaaacaagaattggattATAGAGATATTCCGGTGAAGTTGTATCCTTATGAGTTTGTTATACCGCAACAATCAGATATTGACGATTTGGTCGAGAGTGGTCAGTTGTTGGAGGATCGAGTTGTTCAATTAAGAGATTCAGTTGAAACATTGTAcaagaatcaaaacaaCTTGAAGCAGTTCAAGTTCACTATCTTGGCGGTGGATAAATTTTTCCACTATCAacttggtggtggtggtagtgACAGTGCAATTGAGCGATCGTTACTTCCAGACCTCGATGAGCTGCGTTTATCGTCAACTTCAGCATCAACATCCCAATTTATCTCAGGAGTCATCAATCGTGATAAAGTTGGAATCTTGCAACAGATTTTGTGGAGAATTTTGAGAGGAAATTTGTACTATCACAGCGAAGAGTTACAAGAGGAGATTTATGATGCCAAGCACAATGCATACGTGGCGAAGAATACATTTATCATTTTTTCCTATGGATCACTTGTTCACGATAGAATCGTCAAGGTTTGTGAGTCTTTGGATGCAGAAGTGtatgatgttgataaaagTGAAGAAGCAAGATCGAAACAGTTGTCTGAAGttaaatcaaaacttgaaGATTTGGCTACTGTATTGAGTGAGTCGGAAAATGCATTGACATCTGAATTGATAGCCATCGGTCAAGATCTTGGTAAATGGTGGGAAATCATTGCCAGAGAAAAGCAAGTTTATAAGACTATGAATCGCTGTGATTATGATGGGGCTAGGAAATTGTTGCTTGGTGAAGGATGGACCCCAACTGATTCAATACCAGAACTTACACAAGTTGTGAAGGAGTTTGATCAAACACAATCCATTCCATCGATTGTCAATGTTTTGAGCACTAACAGAACACCACCAACATATGTACGTACAAACAAGTTTACCTATGCATTCCAGGCCATTTGTGACGCATATGGAACTCCACGTTATAAAGAAATCAATCCTGGGTTGCCTACAATTATTACATTTCCATTTATGTTTGCTGTCATGTTTGGTGACTTGGGACATGGATTCATTATGTTTTTAGCGGCGGCATTTTTGGTCttgaatgaaaagaaattgagcGGAGTTAAAAAGGATGAAATATTCGATATGGCATACACTGGACGCTATATTTTGTTATTAATGGGATTTTTCTCCATGTACACGGGGTTCATTTACAATGATGTCTTTTCAAGATCAATGGACCTCTTCAAAAGTGGTTGGGAATGGCctgaaaatttcaagatCGGTGATACATTGATTGCCAAGGAAGTTGGAACCTATATTTTTGGTATGGATCCAGCATGGCATGGTACTGAGAATGCATTGCTATTCTCTAATTCGTACAAGATGAAGTTGTCAATATTGATGGGATATGCTCATATGACTTATTCATATTTTTTCTCAGTTACCAACTATGTTTATTTTGactcaattgttgatatcgTGGGTAACTTTATACCTggattgttgtttatgCAAGGTATCTTTGGATACTTGTCGTTGGTGATTGTTTACAAATGGACAGTCAACTGGGCAGAATCAAAGTATCAACCACCAGGAATTTTGAACatgttgatttcaatgtTTTTGTCACCGGGAAACGTTGAAGAACCTTTCTACCCTGGACAAGCAACTATACAAATTTGGTTGGTTGTTATTGCATTAATTTGTGTACCTTGGTTACTTTTTGTTAAGCCATTGTGGTTAAAGAGACAATTAGATAGAGAAGCTAAGCAGCATGCACAATATTCGGCATTGccaaatgatgaagaagctgGTGGCTCTAACGACTCCACTtacaatgatgaagatgaagggGAAGAGCACGAAGAACATTCATTTGGAGATATAATGATCCATCAAGTGATTCATACTATTGAATTTTGTCTTAACTGTGTGTCACATACCGCTTCCTACTTGAGATTGTGGGCTTTGTCATTGGCTCATGCACAATTATCAACTGTGTTGTGGTCCATGACCATTAGCAAAGCGTTTGGTCCTACCGGAGTATTCGGTGTTATTGCAGTTGTGTTCTTATTCGCCATGTGGTTTACATTGACTGTATGTATTTTGGTTGTCATGGAAGGTACTTCTGCTATGTTGCATTCGTTGAGATTGCACTGGGTTGAAAGTATGTCCAAATACTTTGAAGGCGGGGGTGTGCCATATGAGCCTTTTGGTTTCAAAGGCTTATTGGACAGTGTATTTTAA